ATCCAGCATGCCAAAACTGGACTTTCCAGCACCCACATGGGCAAAGAACTCGGTGGAAATCTGGGTCGCGATCCACGCCACCAAAAAGACGATGGCCGCAATGAATACGCCCGGCAGGGACGCGCCAATGGAATTGACCGCCTGCAACGCCAGCGCGGAGAAGGATTGCAGCAGGCTCTCGCCCATCGGCCGCGTCAGCACGAACTGCTCAAGACCATAGGTCAGGAACGCGAAGACGGCAAACAGGCTGAGGATCCAGGCGAGCAACAGAAAGGTGCGCGACACCGAGGAGATGAATAACGCCGAAAGCCGGCGGCTGTCGCCAGCGACGGCAAGCCCTTTGAGGCCGCTGGCCAGTCGTGCCGTCATCGCACGGCGCAGAACGCGCACGACGCGCCAGATCAACAGCAGCGCAACGACCAGAACGGCAGCCGCCAGCGCTGTCCGGCCGGCCGCCGCCCACACGGCGCGCATGTCACGACGCTCACGCGACTCACGCCACGCCTTCTGCAACAGGCGCGATGCCTGGTTGGCCAAGTCTGCAGTCGTCTCCCCGGCAGCAAGCCGCGCGTCACCGGGCGCCACCGTGAACATGGGTTTGCCATCCAGTTCGATCAACACGCCGCTGTCGGACGCCTTGACCGATGTCCACCCTTCGCCGCCCTCGTCAAATGCCCGGTCAATCCGTTGCCGCGCTGCATCGGCACGATCCGATGGTGTGAAAGCGCCCAGCGTTGCGCGAAACACGTGAATGGTCCGGTTGCCCACCACCAGCGGTGCCTCGGGGGGCGTGGTGGCGTCGGCCGCGTGCGACGTGCCCGTGGCCAGCAACGCAACCGCAACGGTGACGAATTGCCAGCAGCGCATCAACATTGCGTGTGCCGTTTTGCGATCAGTCATGACTTCTACGCTCCAGTCACGGAACCATTGGCAGGATCGCAGCTTCGACCGCACTGGCGGAAAGCCGCGTTGCGCCCGGCCCAAGCGCGTTTGCGGTCAGTGCGTTGCCACGAAGGCCGAGCAGATAGCGCAACACGATCACGCCGTCGTACTGCGCTTCGATCAGCCCGTTGCCATCCACATCCAGCAGCGGCGCCAGGGTATCGAGATATTGCGTCACTAGCGTTGGCGTGCTCCGCGTTGCCGCGTTGCCGACTGCAGCTGCAACCAGAGCGCTACTGCTGTGCCCAAGCAGATAGCGCACGGCCAGCACGCCGTCGGTCGCGGCCCGATAAGCGCCATTGCCATCAACGTCAAGTCGCAGCGCCAGCGTCGTCGGCGCAAACGTGGCCGTCACCATCGTCGCAGTGCCGGCGGTGACGGTGCAGACGCCGGTACCGATGCAGGCGCCAAGCCAGCCGACGAAGACCGAGCCCGCCGCTGGCGTTGCGGTCAATGTGACGCTGGTCGGGCTGGCGAACGCCAAGGTACATGTGCTGCCGCAGGTGATGCCCACCGGATTGCTCGCGACGCTGCCGCTCCCCGTGCCCCGGATCGACACCCCCAGCGTGTTGCTGCCCGGCTGCACCGTCCAGATGCGCGAGCTCTGCGGGCGCGCCAGCGTCAGTGGTGTGCTGTCGGTCACGCGCAACTCGACGCTGTGCGTGCCGCTGGCCGGCACCGTGTAGTTGAAGCGAACCACGCTGCCATGTACTGCGGAGTCAACCCGGATCACGCTGCCATCCACCAGCCAGGTCGCGGTGAGGCCGCCGGCAGCCACTGAGCCCGCAAGCAGCGCACGAAAGCTGAGTATCGAACCACCGGTTGCGTTCACTGTCGCTCCGGTCGGGATTGCGCCCGGTTCGATCAGGCTGACACCTGTCGAGGGCACGCCCCAGCCTGGGCCGTACAGCTTCTTGACGAAGGCCTCTCCGTCGACCCGACAGAACGGGCGGCCCAACGCCCGCATGATGCCGTTGTAGCACTGCCGGTACATGCCGGTGGTCAGGTAGCGTGCGCCCTGCCAGAGCCCGGCGCCTAGCGCATCAGCGAGTGCAGCAGTGGTCGGAATTGCGGTTGCGGCGTCCACCCAGCCGGACCACTTCAGCAGCGCGCGATCCGTCTGGTTGCTGACGTTCACCTCGCAATTGCCGGGTGCGCTCAGATCGCTACAGGCAGGAAATCCGGGATAGGCGGTCTCATATTCATCGGCAAGTTTGGTGAAGCTGTGCCCGAACTCATGCTGCATGATCTGCACGGCGGCCGAATGCGTGGTGCCCACGCCCAGCGTGCCACCAGAGCCGCCGTATTCGCTGTCGTTCACGAGCACGAGGATCTTGTCCCAGTCGGGCGCGTTGGCGGCAGCAGTGAGCACCTTGCTGCTGCTGACAGTAACCAGTCGCCGGATGCCACTGGTGCAAAAGGTCCCGTCAAACGCGGTATCGACAACCACCACAGTGCTGCCCGGTGTCTCGGCACACGTTGGTTTGTCGGCACCGGATTGATTCGACGGCACAAACAACCATTGCACGTTGATCAACTGCCGGAAGTCACTGTAGGGCGAAATGCCAAGCATGCCGTTCGCCAGCGCGGTCGCGTCCAGAACGAATTGCGCCTGTTGTGCGGCGGTATACCCTTCCGCGACGATCAGCAGGTCAAGGCGATTGGCTGGGTTGCCGGTTTGCGCCAGATAGCCAGTCGCGCTGCCCGCAGGCAGGGCCGCGGGCGCTACGGTTGACGAGGTCGAAAGCGCGCTCGACGGCGTGTCGAGGTCAATTTCAATCGATTGGCTGGCACCTGTCAGCGCCTGAGTGCTTGCCATCCGCCGGCTGCGCAACTGCAGCACGCGCCCCGGCTCAACCGCGAGGCGAACGACGTAGTGGCGCTCGGCGAGCGGCAAGTGGTGGCCGTCGATATGGTCATCACTGCCGTGAAACTCGCCGCGCAACCACGCCGAGCTGCTCGCCACGCTGCTGAACACCACATCGTTGCCGGATTTGTCGCGCACGACGACGTCCAGGTAACTGTCCTGCCGTGAGCCGAGGGCGTCAGGCGTCAATGCATCGGGCACTGCGTCCAGGTTCACATACTGGTGAGATACGACCGAGAGCGTGCCGTCGGCGGCCTCGCTGATCACGAAATAGTGGGCCGGCGCAGCAACAGCAGGCAGCGCCAAGGCGACCGTCAGCATCGTTACGACAATCGCGAGTAATCGCGACATCGCGGGCCGAAGCCGCTTGCTGGAAATTGTGATCATCGCCCTCACCTACCCCGTAATCCTCCTTCGTACAACGTGGAGGCTTGGTGCAAGTATCGGGCATCCAGATCACGGCGCGATCAATTTGCGCGCTCCGCAATATCAATCGCCGTTGCCCAAAAACAAAAACCGGCTTGCGCCGGTTTTGTCTGGTTGCCTTTGCTTTGCTTTGTTGCCAGCACTGAGTTACAAACTCGTCTGGCCTAACAAACTACCCAACTGCATGTGCAGTTGGTGCCCAGGAAGGGACTCGAACCCCCACGATGTTACTCGCTAGTACCTGAAACTAGTGCGTCTACCAATTCCGCCACCTGGGCAATTCAGGCAAACCGAGATTATAGATTGATAACGAAAAAAACTCAAAAGACATCGACCCAAACTGCCAAAAAAGCAGGCAAAAGCACCTCACAGAAAGCGGTAAAGCCCACGTCCATCAAGGCGTCTGGCGCATCGAAAAAAAAGATTGCGGCAACGGCAAAGGCAGCCGCCGCAGTGCCTGCGAAAGTGAAGAAATCTGTTCAGGATGCTTCCGACGGGAAAAAGCGGCAACCTGCAGCGCCCAATCCATCAGTCAGCGCCGCATCGGCAAACGCCGCCGGTAAGACGACGGGGAAAACCAGTAAGTCCGCTGCAGTCAAGCCGGCTGCCCAGCCTCGCGCAAAGACTTCTGCGCAGAACGCGAACGCGTCGGGCGCCGCAAGTGCAGCGACCAAACGTAAAGCAGCACCCGGCGCAACGCCAGTCGCGGCCCGAAACGCGGTGGCGCCGCCCGCACCGGTGGTGCCGCCGAACGCGCTCGTCGGCACCATCATCGGCCACGCGGATGGCTACGGTTTCGTCAAGCTCGATCAGGGCGGCGACGACATCTTTCTCACCGAGGATGCGATGCGCGCCGTGCTGCATGGCGACCGCGTGGCCGTGCAGACCACCGGTACCACACGTGATGGCAAGACCACTGGCGAGATCGTCAGCATCCTGCAGCGGGCGAATCATCGGGTCGTCGGCAAGCTGCGCAGCAAGGATGGTGTGTGGTTCCTCGTCGCCTCGGAGCGCCGGATCAATCAGGACATCGTTATCCCGCGCAACAAGCTGAGCACGGCCACGGTGAACCAGATCGTGGTCGTGGAGATCACCCGCCAGCCCACGCCGTACGACGATGCGACTGGCGAGGTCGTGGAAGTGATTGGCGACGAGGATTCGTCCGACATTGAACTCGAAATCGCCATCCGCAAACACAATCTGCCTTACGTCTTCTCGCAGGCGACGCTGAAAGAAGCAGCGGCCTACGGCGACAAGGTGACGGCGGCCGACCGCAAGGGTCGTGTCGATCTGCGCGAGATGGCGCTGGTCACCATCGATGGCGAGACTGCCAAGGACTTTGACGACGCCGTCTACGCCGAGAAGTCCGGACGCGGCTACCGGCTCGTAGTGGCGATTGCCGATGTGTCGCACTACGTCAAGCTCAACATGGCACTCGACGCCGATGCGCGCGAGCGCACCACTAGCGTCTACTTTCCGCGGCGCGTGATCCCGATGTTGCCCGAGGCGCTGTCGAACGAGCTGTGCAGCTTGCGGCCGAACGTGGATCGCCTGTGCATGGTCTGCGACATGAAGGTGAGCGCGGCCGGGCACATCACGGGCTTCGAGTTCTACGCCGCGGTGATGAACTCCAAGGCGCGGTTGACCTATACCGAAGTCGCCGCGCAATTGCCGACGCTGGAAGCGGCGAAGCCGAAAGCCGGCAGCATTGAAGCTTCGCTGAAGACACTCCATACCCTCTACAAACTGTTCCGCGAAGTTCGTGAACGGCGCGGTGCGCTTGATTTTGAAGGGCAGGAGGCGGTTTTCTCGTTCAATGATGACGGCAGCGTTGCCAGCATTCGGCCAGCCGTGCGCAACGACGCGCACAAGCTGATCGAGGAGATGATGCTGGCGGCGAACGTCTGCACCGCGCAGTTCCTTGCTCGCGCCAAGCAGCCGCTGCTCTACCGGGTGCACGACGTCCCATTGCCAGAAAAGCTGGCGGCATTGCGTGAAACGCTGTCACTGCGCGGCCTGACGCTAGGCGGCGGCGAACGACCATCGCCGAAGGACTACGCACTGCTGATCGAGCAGACGCGCGAACGCATCGATGCCCCCGCCCTGCATACCGTCCTGCTGCGCTCGCTGCCGCAGGCGATCTACACGCCACACAACGCGGGGCACTTTGGCCTGGCCTACGACCACTACGCGCACTTCACGTCGCCGATCCGCCGTTACCCGGATCTGCTGGTGCACCGTGGTATCAAAGCCGTGCTGGCAGGCAAAAAGTACTCGAACGAAGACTGGGAACAGTTGGGCGATATGTGCAGCGCCAACGAGCGCCGCGCGGACATTGCGTCACGCGAGGTCACCCAGTTCCTGAAGTCGAAATACCTAGAAGCGCACCTGGGTGAAGAGTTCAATGGCACCGTCTCCGGCGTGGTGCCGTTCGGGGCTTTCGTCACGCTGGACGAAACCTTCGCCGATGGCCTGATCCATGCCACCACGCTGCCGCGTGACTACTACGAACTGGGCCGCGACAAAGTGACGCTGGTCGGCCAGCGCAGCGGCTTCACGATCGCCCTTGGTGAACGAGTTCGCGTGAAGATCGCATCGGTCAATCCCGAGAATGCGAAGGTGGATTTCCAGTATGTTGGGCCGGCCGAGGCCTGATTAGTCGGCAGTAAGCCCGGTTCATCCACACGCAAACGCATTCCTTCCTGCACGAAATGAACCCCACTTTTGCTTCCCCCAATGAGGTCGTGAAGTTCTGGCGAGACGCTGGTCCGGAGCGCTGGTTTCGCAAGGACGTGGCGTTTGACACGCTGTTCCGCGAGCGCTTCGCGGCCGAGCATGAAGCGGCGGCGCGCGGCGATCTGGCGGACTGGCAGAACAATGCCGAAGGCGCCCTCGCGCTGCTGATCCTGCTCGACCAGTATCCGCGCAACAGTTTTCGCAATACGGCGCGCATGTTTGCGACGGACGCTCAGGCTGTCGCCGTCGCCGACGCGGCCATCACCAGAGGCTTCGACCGTGTCGTCGGCGACGACATGAGACGCTTTTTCTACCTGCCGTTCATGCACAGCGAGCAGTTGGCCGACCAGGAACGCTCAGTGGCACTGTACCGCGCGCTCGATGGCGACGGCTTGCGCTATGCCGAGATTCACCGGGATGCAATCGCCCGCTTCGGGCGCTTTCCGCATCGTAATCCCGTTCTTGGCCGTGCGATGACGGCGGAAGAACGGAAGTACCTCGATGAGGGCGGGTTCGCGGGCTAACCGTTCCCGTTTGCACGCCCGCTTGGCGTTCAAGCGATGCGCTTGAGCCCCTTGCGGAATCGCTTGCCGTTTTCGATATAGCCATCGGCGCTGCGGCCGAGCCCGGCGATGGCCTCGGGCGTGAGCTCGCGCTTTGCGGCCGCCGGGCTGCCGACGATCAGCGATCGATCCGGGAACGACTTGCCCTCGGTGACCAATGCGCAGGCGCCGACCAGCGAGTCATTGCCGATCACGGCCTTGTTCAGCACGGTGGCACCCATGCCAATCAGCGAACCATCGCCCACCGTGCAGCCGTGCAGGATGACCTTGTGGCCAACGGTCACGCGACGGCCGATGGTCAGCGGCATGTCGAGGTCGGAGTGCAGCACCGAGTTGTCCTGGATGTTGCTGCCGTCGCCGATACGGATGGGCTCGTTGTCGCCACGAATCACTACACCGGGCCAGATGCTGCAATCGGCGCCGATGTGCACATTGCCGATCACCTCGGCGGATTCGGCAATCCATGCCGTTGCGTGAATTTGCGGCCGGACGCCGTCGAGTTCGTAGATTGCCATGCGCTCACCTGTGCCTTGTTTTGATGCCGCTCCAGCCGAGCTTGAACCGGAAGGCGGATTGATGGTGTGGCTGCTATTTGACCTGAATTGCATCCGGCAGCGCGTGGCAGGGCTTTGACGGGTGCGGTCCGTAAACGTCAGTTTGCGATCTCTGATGTTCGGCTTTTGTATGAAACCTTTATCTGCATTGGGTAAAGGGCGCAATTTTCTATGAAGTCGACTTTTGTATCAAACGCGGTCTGAGCCCTTTAAGAATGGCTGTTTCGTCAAAAAGTTGATAGTAAAAAGTCATTGTCAGGTGGCCACCTAAAATCACCAGCCATGACCTCAACTGCCGCTACCCATTCCTCGCCCGCCGCCAACGTACTGCCCGCTGACCGTGCCATCCCGATCACCCAGGTCGGGCTGATCGCGATGGACATGGATTCCACGGCCATCACCATCGAATGCATCGACGAAATTGCTGATTTCGCCGGCGTCAAGGCCGAGGTTTCCGCGATCACCGAGGCAGCCATGCGCGGCGAGCTGGATTTTCAGGCGAGTCTGAGAAAGCGGGTCGCCTGTCTCGAAGGCCTGTCCACCAAAGTGCTCGCCGAGGTCTACGCCGAGCGGCTGAAGCCCTCGCCCGGGCTCGCCGAGTTGATGGCCCATGCCAACAAAAACGGGGTGAAAACGCTACTCGTCTCCGGCGGCTTCACCTACTTCACCGAGCGCATGCGGCAGCGCTTTGGCTACACCTGGACCCGCGCCAACACGCTGGCCGAACACGACGGCCGGCTTACCGGCAAGGTCTGCGGCGCCATCGTCGATGCGGTCGAAAAGGAGCGTCTGCTGCGCTTCTTTGCCAGCACGCTCCCGGCCGATCGCCGCGCCAGCATCGCACTCGGCGACGGCGCCAACGATTTGCCGATGCTTCACGCGGCAACGCTTGGGGTTGCCTATCACGCCAAACCGAAAGTGCGCGAGCAGGTGCCAGTGGCCATCAATATTGGCGGAATGGATACGCTTCTCGCGCTACTGCCCTGATTTCACGGGCTTTTTCTCGTTTTTTCAGCGCCCCTTTGCTAGACTTTTCAGCTAGCGAGCGACATTCCACGTCCTCGGGGGAAACCATGAACCGAAAATCATCCAACGCAGCGCTTGCCATTCTTCTTGGCGGCGCTTCCATCGTCGCGCCCGCGTTCGCGCAGGACGCAGCCAAACCCGTCCCCGGCGCCAACCTGCAATACGTCGGTGCCAATACGCGCATCGGCGTCGGCATCGATAGCGACAACAACGCGCGCGGCGAAATTTTTCAGGTGCTGCAGGGCGACGACAAGTCAGCCACGCTGGCCGAGCTCTGGGCCAGCCGCAATTCGGGCGGCGCCAAGCTCTCGCACCACTGGACGTCCGGCGGCGCTGCGGTCAACAAGCTGTTTGCAGCCTACGACCAGGGTGACCGTGATCTGCGCAAAGCGACGCTGGGCGGCGGCCAGGAATACGAACGCTGGTTCTGGAACGCTTACGCCAGCAAAGGTCTGTCGGGTGCCACCCTCAACTCGACCAGCAGTGTGGCAACCACTGTCACCCAAACCGGCAGCGAAGCCGGGCGCCCATACGAGCAGGACACCATCACCACGGTGACTACGCGTTCCTTCACCCGCGCCTACGACTGGGGTGTCGGCGGCCGGGTTGGGCATTTCTATGAAGCCGCCCTGCTGCGCGTGACGGCCGGTCTTGACTATGAATGGGGCAAGTATTCGTCGAAGCAATGGACCGGCACCCTGATGGCCGAGAAGTTCTTCGCTGGCTCGCCAATCTCGATCGCATTGTCGGGCGAGATCCTGCGCAAAACCGGTGACTTCGAAGGCACCCGCAACGACCAGCGCGGCATGCTGATGCTGCGCTATGAATTTGGCGCACCGAAGTCGAACTTCCGCTCGAACAAGGTTAGCCGCATGGTGACCGCGACCGAGCGGGTACCGGATCCGAACTGGAAGCCGCCAGTCGCCGCTGCAGCGTCTGCTGACGCTGCCAAGGCTGCCGGCACCGCCACCAAACCGCAGGAACCCGCTACCCGCCTTGAAAAGCGTGTTAGCCGCGCCAACGCCAGCGACGCGCAGGAGACCTACTTTGACCTCGGTTCCGCCAAGCTCAAACCGGCGGCGCTGAAGGAGCTGGATGGGCTGGTCAGCCGCATCGCGGCGCAGCGTCCGTATGTCGAACTCAAGGTCAACGTCGTCGGCCACACCTGCCCGACCGGATCTGACCGCAACAACTTCGCGCTGTCCAAGAAACGTGCCGAGGCGGTCAAGGCATACCTCGTCTCCAAGGGCGTGCCGGAGAATCTGGTCACGACGGATGGCAAGGCAGGCAAGTCGCCGAAGTACCCGGAAGTGAAGGGCCAGAGCTTCCGCAACCGCCGTACTGACACCGACGTGCTGGTGGTGAAGGAAAAGGTCGAGGAAGTGCGGGTTCCGGTGGCGGTAGCCGCAGCGCCGGCGCCACAGACGCCTGCCGCCGCTTCCGCTGGTACGCCGACAGCCGCCGCCGCCACTGCGCCGATGATTGAGCGCCAGGTGCAGAAGGAAGTGATTGAGGACGTGCCCAACAACTGGGTCAGCCGCGCGCTGCACAACTCGGCGCAGCACAAGACGGCAATCGACACCTACCGCTTCGCTGAAGTCACCACCACGCAGACAACCGGTGCCCGCCGCTATCTCAACCGCGCACCGGCTGCAGCCAATGACGCCTACACCATTGAGTGCAGCGCTGCGGCAACGTTCAACGTGCTGGCCAACGATACCGACCCCGATGGCGACACGCTGACCATCTCCAGCGTCACCACACCGGGCAAAGGTACCGCTGCCATCTCGTCTGGCAAGATCGTCTACACGCCAAACGCAACCACCTGCCCGGCGGGAGCCACCGACAGCTTCACCTACACCGTCAGCGACGGCAAGGGTGGATCGTCGACAGCGACGGTCAACGTCACCATCAACGCCGCACCGAACAATCCGCCGGTCGCCGTGGATGATCGCGTCGACGTCCCGTGCTATGGCACCAAGGTGTTGAGCTCGCTGCTGGCCAACGATCGTGATCCTGACGGCGATCCGCTGCGCATCATCTCGTTGACACAACCACCGGCCGGCCGGGGCAAAGTCAGCATCACACCGGATGGCAAAGCCGTGTTCTATGACGGTACTGACGCCTGCTACTACGTGAGTGCGTTCACCTACACCATCAGCGATGGCCGCGGTGGCACCTCGACGGCAACGGTTACCCTGGTTGATCCCTGATCGCTGGAGAGTGCTGGAAAAAGGGCCATTCGTTGGCCCTTTTTTTTTGCCGGTATCGCCGGAGCATGCTCACCTGCCAGATACCTGTAATGCGAGGAAAGCAGCGGGCGCACAATATCGTTTCGCAGCACTCACCACACGATCGCCGCTGATCCGCGGCTTCGACATCCAGATGAAACGCATACTTGTGATCCACCACTCCGCCAGCGGCGGCGCTCGCGCGCTGGTGAGCGCCTTTCTGGATGGCGCCAGCGGCGTTGACGGGGTAGCAGCGATCACCCGCTCGGCAACCGTGGCGGACGCTGGCGACTTGCTGGGCGCCGATGCGCTGGTCTTCGCCACGCCGGAGAACTTTGGCTATATGGCAGGCACGCTCAAGGCCTTTTTTGATCGTGTCTTCTATGCCTGCATGACGGACACAACCGCTTACGGTGGTGGCACTGAAAGCCGCATCGCGGGACGCCCGTACGCCGTTCTGGTGTGCGCCGGCAATGACGGAACCGGCGCCATGCAGAGCGTTGATCGCATCGTCACTGGCTGGCGTCTGCGCAAGGCGCACCCCGGCATCATCGCTCGCCGCGTTGGCGGCGAGGCTGGGTCATCGCGTGGTGATCTGGCACGTACCGATCTCGACGCCGCAAGGGAGCTGGGTCAGCTGTTCGCCGAAGCCCTGACCATCGGCGCGCTGTAGAGCCTGCGCCGCTTGCGCGCGGTACCCACCGGCCGGACCGAAAAGGCTACTTCCAGCCTGCCTTGACCATCGACTGCATGACGCCGGCGCCAAAGCTGGTGCCAAGCTTGCGCGCGAATTTGTCGAAGGCATTTTCTTCGACGGTGTAGTCAATCAGATCTTCTGCCTTGGTGATTTCGCGGGCAACACTATCAACCGAGCCAAGTCCGTCGGCCAGGCCATTTTCGACCGCCTTGTTACCGCTCCAGATCAGGCCGGTAAACAGGCCAGGCGTGTTGAGCTTGAGCCGGTCGCCGCGACCATCCTTGACAGCCTTGATGAATTGCTGATGCACCTCGCCAAGCATTGCTTCCAGGTGCGCCTTGTGTTCCGGCTTCGCTGGGGAGAACGGATCCATGAAGGCCTTGTTTTCGCCGGCCGTGACGGTGCGCGATTCGACGCCGAGTTTCTCCATGGCCTTGTCAACACCAAAACCGTGGAAGATCACGCCGATGGAACCTACGAGGCTCGAACCATCGACAAAAATCTTGTCCGCAGCGGCGGCAACGTAATAGCCCCCGGAGGCGCACATTTCGTCGACCACGACGTAAAGCGGCTTGTCCTGGTAGTCTTTGCGCAACCGGCGAATCTCGTTGTAGATGCGGGAAGATTGCACTGGCGAACCACCCGGGCTGTTGATATTGAGCACCACTGCGACGCTGTCCGGATCCTGAAATGCCGCGTTCAGTGCAGCATTGATGTTTTCGGCGCTCGCCTTGCCGTGATCGTCGATCTCACCTTCCAGCCGCACCAGGGCGGTGTGGCGACCGGAGCGATCGCTGCCGCTGCCGCCATGACCGATCCAGCCCATGATCGCGGCGAATACCACAAGCGCAAGCGCAAGCCACACCAGCCGGAAGAAGATTGACCAGCGGCGACGGGCACGCTGCTCCTTGAGATTCATCTGGGCAAGCTTGGTGACGAGTTCCCGTTCCCAGCCGGGCTGCGACGGCAGTTGATCCATGGGTTCCACTTTGAAAATCAGGCGTTGGTTTCGAGAAAATGGCGCAACGCGGACACCGAATCTACCAGTGTCAGTGATCGGTGTGCTTTCAATAGCGCCGGCTCATGGGCGCCGTAGGTCACGCCGATTGAATGGGCGCCAGCGTTTTCGGCAAGCTGCAGGTCATGCGTGGTGTCGCCAATCATCACCGCCTGCGACGGCTGCATGCCCGTTTCGTCAAATATCGCGTGCAGCATGCCCGGATGCGGCTTGGAAAAGCCCTCGTCGGCGCAGCGCGATGCCGCGAAAAACTCACGCAGGCCGAGCGTTTCGAAAGCGCGATCAAGCCCGCGCCGCGACTTTCCGGTCGCTACCGCCAGCCAATGACCACGGCCCTTCAGCGATGCCAGCATCTCGGGTACGCCATCGAACAGCACGATTTCGTTCTCGCCGGCCAGGAAGTGGTAGCGGTAGCGTTCCGTCAGTGGGAGCAGATCGGCCTCCCGCAACGTCGGCACCGCGTGCTCAAGTGCAGGCCGCAGTCCCATGCCGATGATGAACGAGGCCTGCTCGTCAGAAGGCACCGGATAGCCAAGATCGCCCGCTGCGCGCTGAAGCGCGCGACGGATCACTGCCGTGGAATCGGCCAGCGTGCCGTCCCAGTCAAACACTACCAGGGGGTAACGACGTTCACTCATTGCAAAACCTTAACCACTACTCGCAGGTGCCGTGTTGCCGTACCAGAAACTGGCCAGCTCCCGCGGCAATGGGGCTTCCACCGTGATGGGCAGCCCCGTCACCGGGTGCTCGAACGTGAACGATTTGGCATGCAAGAACATGCGCCGCAGCGGCACCGGTTGCCGCCCGCGCAACAGCTTGTTCCACGCCGCATCACCGTATTTGTCGTCACCGGCGATCGGGAAACCCAGATGCTGCAGATGAACACGTATCTGATGGGTACGACCGGTCTTCAGCTCCGCTTCAAGCAGACTCATCTCGGGCCGCCGCTCCAGCAGGTTGAAAATTGTGTGCGCGAATTGTCCTTCGTCGGCATTGACCTCAACCCGACGTTCGCCGTCCGGTCGCGTGTACTTTGCCAGCGGCGCTTTTACATGTTGGCGGTCGTTCACCCATTCGCCCTTGACGGCGGCCAGGTAACGCTTGTCACCCGATTTTTCGCGCAAGGTATCGTGCATGCCCAGCAAGCCGGCACGGGTCTTGGCGATCAGCAATACGCCGGAGGTGTCGCGGTCGAGCCGGTGCACCAGTTCGAGCAGTGGCGCCTGCGGCCGCGCCATACGCAATTGCTCGATAACACCAAAGCTGATGCCG
This is a stretch of genomic DNA from Casimicrobium huifangae. It encodes these proteins:
- a CDS encoding DUF924 family protein: MNPTFASPNEVVKFWRDAGPERWFRKDVAFDTLFRERFAAEHEAAARGDLADWQNNAEGALALLILLDQYPRNSFRNTARMFATDAQAVAVADAAITRGFDRVVGDDMRRFFYLPFMHSEQLADQERSVALYRALDGDGLRYAEIHRDAIARFGRFPHRNPVLGRAMTAEERKYLDEGGFAG
- a CDS encoding mechanosensitive ion channel family protein, yielding MTDRKTAHAMLMRCWQFVTVAVALLATGTSHAADATTPPEAPLVVGNRTIHVFRATLGAFTPSDRADAARQRIDRAFDEGGEGWTSVKASDSGVLIELDGKPMFTVAPGDARLAAGETTADLANQASRLLQKAWRESRERRDMRAVWAAAGRTALAAAVLVVALLLIWRVVRVLRRAMTARLASGLKGLAVAGDSRRLSALFISSVSRTFLLLAWILSLFAVFAFLTYGLEQFVLTRPMGESLLQSFSALALQAVNSIGASLPGVFIAAIVFLVAWIATQISTEFFAHVGAGKSSFGMLDAHTAPSTRRIVNAALWLFALAMAYPYLPGAQTEAFKGLTVILGLMVSIGASGVIGQIASGVMLVYTRALSVGEYVRIQDCEGTVTELGLFVTRLRTGMGEEIALPNSVVLANVTRNFSRVAPGTGFVLDTTITIGYDVAWRQVHAMLLEAAKTIPEIGAQPEPYVVQTALSDFYVAYKLVVYVSADRPAARARVTSDLYAAIQDTFNKYGVQIMSPNYFEDPEKPKIVPESEWFAAPAKRTDNR
- a CDS encoding gamma carbonic anhydrase family protein, yielding MAIYELDGVRPQIHATAWIAESAEVIGNVHIGADCSIWPGVVIRGDNEPIRIGDGSNIQDNSVLHSDLDMPLTIGRRVTVGHKVILHGCTVGDGSLIGMGATVLNKAVIGNDSLVGACALVTEGKSFPDRSLIVGSPAAAKRELTPEAIAGLGRSADGYIENGKRFRKGLKRIA
- a CDS encoding M64 family metallopeptidase, producing the protein MITISSKRLRPAMSRLLAIVVTMLTVALALPAVAAPAHYFVISEAADGTLSVVSHQYVNLDAVPDALTPDALGSRQDSYLDVVVRDKSGNDVVFSSVASSSAWLRGEFHGSDDHIDGHHLPLAERHYVVRLAVEPGRVLQLRSRRMASTQALTGASQSIEIDLDTPSSALSTSSTVAPAALPAGSATGYLAQTGNPANRLDLLIVAEGYTAAQQAQFVLDATALANGMLGISPYSDFRQLINVQWLFVPSNQSGADKPTCAETPGSTVVVVDTAFDGTFCTSGIRRLVTVSSSKVLTAAANAPDWDKILVLVNDSEYGGSGGTLGVGTTHSAAVQIMQHEFGHSFTKLADEYETAYPGFPACSDLSAPGNCEVNVSNQTDRALLKWSGWVDAATAIPTTAALADALGAGLWQGARYLTTGMYRQCYNGIMRALGRPFCRVDGEAFVKKLYGPGWGVPSTGVSLIEPGAIPTGATVNATGGSILSFRALLAGSVAAGGLTATWLVDGSVIRVDSAVHGSVVRFNYTVPASGTHSVELRVTDSTPLTLARPQSSRIWTVQPGSNTLGVSIRGTGSGSVASNPVGITCGSTCTLAFASPTSVTLTATPAAGSVFVGWLGACIGTGVCTVTAGTATMVTATFAPTTLALRLDVDGNGAYRAATDGVLAVRYLLGHSSSALVAAAVGNAATRSTPTLVTQYLDTLAPLLDVDGNGLIEAQYDGVIVLRYLLGLRGNALTANALGPGATRLSASAVEAAILPMVP
- the rnr gene encoding ribonuclease R, with the protein product MAPPAPVVPPNALVGTIIGHADGYGFVKLDQGGDDIFLTEDAMRAVLHGDRVAVQTTGTTRDGKTTGEIVSILQRANHRVVGKLRSKDGVWFLVASERRINQDIVIPRNKLSTATVNQIVVVEITRQPTPYDDATGEVVEVIGDEDSSDIELEIAIRKHNLPYVFSQATLKEAAAYGDKVTAADRKGRVDLREMALVTIDGETAKDFDDAVYAEKSGRGYRLVVAIADVSHYVKLNMALDADARERTTSVYFPRRVIPMLPEALSNELCSLRPNVDRLCMVCDMKVSAAGHITGFEFYAAVMNSKARLTYTEVAAQLPTLEAAKPKAGSIEASLKTLHTLYKLFREVRERRGALDFEGQEAVFSFNDDGSVASIRPAVRNDAHKLIEEMMLAANVCTAQFLARAKQPLLYRVHDVPLPEKLAALRETLSLRGLTLGGGERPSPKDYALLIEQTRERIDAPALHTVLLRSLPQAIYTPHNAGHFGLAYDHYAHFTSPIRRYPDLLVHRGIKAVLAGKKYSNEDWEQLGDMCSANERRADIASREVTQFLKSKYLEAHLGEEFNGTVSGVVPFGAFVTLDETFADGLIHATTLPRDYYELGRDKVTLVGQRSGFTIALGERVRVKIASVNPENAKVDFQYVGPAEA